The DNA sequence TCCCAGCCATAACGCCTGGCTGAGCTGATACCCCAGCCCCAGATTCACCGTATGGGGCACCGTCAACTCGGTGGTGATGTCCTGATCGACAAAACGCTGCTCAAAGGGCGTCCCCTCCACCTCTTCCCCGAAGTGCGCGTCCCCCTCAAAGTTCAGCTTCACCGCACTGCGATAGTTCAGCCCCATCGACCACCGAGAATTGAGCCGGTAAAACGCCGCTGCCGTCGCCCCCACCCCAAATCCCTCACCTCCCAGGAGCACCGGCACCTCGGTATCATCCCGCAGGATCACCGTACGCTCCTGGGTCAGGGTCGCGTACATCGCCTGCACCCCCACCGCCAGACCGAGGTCCACGCCGGGCACCTTATAGGCAAAATTGGGATTCACATTGACCGTCTGCAACTGCTGCGCCCGGAAGTTCTCGCGCCCCACCCATTCATCCGGCCAGCGAATCGCCAGCCCCCAGGGCAGCGTCACTCCCAGCCCCACTGCATAGCGCTCCCCCAGGGGCAGAGTCAGGTCGAGGTTCGGCGGCGGAAAGAGCGCGGCCTCAGTCTGCTCCTCCACTCCCTGCCCCTCATAGCTGACCGAAGGCATGATCAACGTGGGGCCCGCATACACGCTGAACTTCTCGCGAAACACCATCGCCGCCGGGTTGTAAAAGTTTGCATTGGGCTCATCGGCATTGGCGGTTGCCACCCCGGCCATGCCTGTAGCCGTGCCACTTTGGGCGGTGTTCGCAAAGCCGGCCGCCTCCACAGACCCGCTCCACAACCCGAGGGCACCGAGCGCGACCACCGCGCCCAGACCGCGCAGGCCCTGCTGCACACATCGATTCTTCATCGTAGACTCTCCTCAAAAGCGCATCGCTGTCACATCATCTCAAAGCCGTAGACTCACTGGCCCAGGCACGTCGCCGCACTCAGGGACGCCGGAAGCTCGGCCACCCCGCTCATGCCGCTGGCCAGCCAGGCCGCCACCTGTGCCCGAGCACACTGCCCGGCCGCATAGCCCGGTCTCTCCGGATTAAGCGTCGACAAAAAGGAGTGCGGCGCGCCCTCAAAGGTCGTCTCTTCCAGACTCACTCCCAGTGCGCGCGCCAGCGCCTGCGTCGCGCGGTTGACCACCGTGCGATCCCCCTGAGCCATCTGCACCAGCACCTGATTCTCCGGCAGGTACTCCACGCAGCGATCCACATCCGAGCTCACCGACTCGCACTGCCAGCCACTCGGACACTCATCGTCGGCCGCACACAGCTCGCCCGTCACCGGACCAAAGGTCTCGCTATCCAGGTCATAGGCCAGATTGGCCCGCGGACGCGCCACCGTGAAGGGGGCAAATGCAACGGGATCGACGACATCGGCCGTCCACTGCACCAGGGCCATCGTGCGGATGAACTCAAAGGTTCCCGGCACCGCCCCCAGCGTCGCCAGCGCATCAAGGATCGGCCCGCCGATCGTCGAAGGGCCCTGGTCATCCCCTTCCAAAATCCAGGTCAGTCGACCGCCCGCCGCACTAAACGTCGCAGTGTCCACCGTGGGCTCCAGTGTCACAAAAGGCACGCCCACAATTCCGCCGAGACTCTGCCCGACAAAGCCCACATCAAACCCAAAGAGCGCCTCCCCGCCATAGGGCGTATCAGCAAAGAGCGCCTCCAACCCGCTGGTCACCCCGTCACCGGCAATGATTCGTGCCAGCACAAAGAGATCGAGCGAAGCCTGTGCGAAGTTCACCTTGCTGGTAAGCAGATCGGCACCCAAAAAGCCTGCCCCGGACCCACTCACCGCCTCATCGGGATGCAAGGTCGTGGCCGCCGAGGCGCGCCCCCCATGCAGCGGAAGATCGATTGCCACCGTGGCCTTACAACTCGGGTACGCTGCCACATCATTGGCCACCATCAACCCACCGCTCCAGCGGTTTCCTCCGAGCCCGTGCTGAGCAATCACCACATCAAAAGGAGCCTGGCACTCCCCGGCGTCCTGCACCGCCCGGGGCAAAAAGACCGACACCCCCACCCGCGCCGTCCCCGCCGGCGGATCGATGACCGTGCCCACCGCATCCACCTGAACCACCGAGTCAAACTCCCCGCCGGCGTAAATCGCCTCCAGATTCGACACGTCCACCACCGTTCCCGCCGAAGTCGGGTGCGGTAAACTCTCCGACTCAAGCTCAATAAAGAAGGCGTCGTTCACACAGTTAGGCCCGCTATCACAGGCACGCACCGCTTCCACCGAAGCGCGCGCATCCAGCAGCGCCATGGCCACCGCCCGCGACTCCTGAAGCTCTGCCACGGGGTCCTCGGTCACAAAGGCCCAGGCCGTTGCAATCTCACTGCGATCAATGCCGCCTCCCGGCAACGCCCCGGCCAACAAGAAGAGCCGCGCATACGCGCTTCTGGCGACTTCCAGCGCCCCGGCCGTCGCATCGTCCAGCAGATAGACCAGGCTCGTCCCCTCCGCATCCACCAGCGGATAGGGACTGCGCAGCAGCGCAAACACCGCCGTCGGCTGCACCGGGCGACCATTGGCCCCGAGCATCGCGGTGGTCACGATGCCGGCATGCTGCAACTCCTCGGCCAGCGGGACCTGAGGCTCCACCACCAGGTGCCCCCACTGCGGATCGTAGCTCAGCGCATACTCGTCGGCCGGCAACACCCGCGGCGCAAAGCCCCGCACCGACGCCATCACCACCGACTCCGCATCGATCGTCGACTCATCCACCTGACCATCGACCGGAATCCACCCCGGCGCCGTCGTCGAAAACCCTCGCCGCTGATTGAGCACCCCGATGATCGCCGTCGTCAGCGCGTCGGCCCCTTCGGGCACCGGAAGCTCGATCTGTCCACTCTCCGAATTCACCAAAAACGCACTGGGAAACGCAATCGAGCCCGAGTTCGGATCAAACACCACAAAGGTGTCATCCCAGGTGCCCCACCCCCAGACCGCGGCGAGTTCCTCGTAGGTCAGCCCCAGCTCGCCCTCCAGATGTGCCATCATCGGAGCGATCGACTGCTTGATGCCGGCAATCGCCTGCGCCTGCTCGTCGCTCAACGAGCCCACCAACGAGCTGCCCGAAGCATCAACCAGCGGATAGGGCTGCATCGCCATAAACATCGGCAGATCCGGCAAGAGCCCGGCCTCACCACCGATGCTGCGTGTGGCAAACGCAAAGTAGCGCTCCCGATCCTGCATCGGCTCCGACGGCGTAAGCACCAACGCGTACCCCGGCCCGGTCTCCCCGGTGCAGCGATCGCTGAGCTCATCGACATACGTCACACTCACGTCTTCCACCCGCACCAGCACGCCACCGTCACCCACGCGCCAGAGCTGAACATCGTCCTCGCCGATATCCGCCGGGTCGATGGCCTTGCTCAAGGGCAACGTGATCGGCGTAGACGCCGGCCACCCGGAAAGCCCCGCCAGATAGCGATCCAGCTCGCCATTGGCCGTCTGTGC is a window from the Lujinxingia litoralis genome containing:
- a CDS encoding OmpP1/FadL family transporter, whose product is MKNRCVQQGLRGLGAVVALGALGLWSGSVEAAGFANTAQSGTATGMAGVATANADEPNANFYNPAAMVFREKFSVYAGPTLIMPSVSYEGQGVEEQTEAALFPPPNLDLTLPLGERYAVGLGVTLPWGLAIRWPDEWVGRENFRAQQLQTVNVNPNFAYKVPGVDLGLAVGVQAMYATLTQERTVILRDDTEVPVLLGGEGFGVGATAAAFYRLNSRWSMGLNYRSAVKLNFEGDAHFGEEVEGTPFEQRFVDQDITTELTVPHTVNLGLGYQLSQALWLGLDFNYMTWSTYDRIEVNYEEQSPEGEPGESDPPTVIEANWNDALAVRLGGQYAITDALTARVGVAYDLTPVPDETVGPSLPDNNRTVAALGLGYEVAGFRADLAYQYIYLPTREIRNGSVDGDYQLSSHLLGVNVGYGF